In Gammaproteobacteria bacterium, the following are encoded in one genomic region:
- the rplO gene encoding 50S ribosomal protein L15, with the protein MRLNTLKPGRGAKQSAKRVGRGIGSGLGKTCGRGHKGQHARAGGYHKVGFEGGQMPIQRRLPKIGFASLTANDTAEIRLHELAKVKGDKIDLLALKAANLVPQGAKRVKVILSGKIAVPLTLRGVAVTKGARAAIEAAGGKVEE; encoded by the coding sequence ATGCGCCTCAACACACTGAAGCCCGGCAGGGGCGCCAAGCAGTCCGCCAAGCGTGTAGGGCGTGGCATCGGTTCGGGTCTGGGCAAGACCTGCGGGCGCGGCCACAAAGGCCAGCATGCGCGCGCCGGCGGCTATCACAAGGTCGGTTTCGAGGGCGGCCAGATGCCCATACAGCGGCGTCTGCCGAAGATTGGTTTCGCATCGCTGACGGCGAATGATACCGCCGAGATCAGGCTGCATGAACTCGCCAAGGTCAAGGGAGATAAAATAGATCTGCTGGCCCTCAAAGCGGCGAACCTGGTGCCGCAGGGCGCGAAGCGCGTGAAGGTGATTCTCTCCGGCAAGATCGCCGTGCCGCTGACCCTGCGCGGCGTCGCCGTGACCAAGGGCGCCAGGGCCGCCATCGAAGCGGCGGGCGGCAAGG
- the rpmD gene encoding 50S ribosomal protein L30, translating into MAKKNANKTIKVTLVRSRFGRLPVHRACLAGLGLRRMHNSVELTDTPSVRGMINKISYMLKVEDLT; encoded by the coding sequence ATGGCGAAAAAGAACGCTAACAAAACGATCAAGGTGACACTGGTGCGTAGTCGCTTCGGGCGGTTGCCGGTACACAGGGCCTGCCTCGCGGGCCTGGGCCTCAGGCGCATGCACAATAGCGTTGAGCTTACCGATACACCGAGCGTGCGCGGCATGATTAATAAGATCTCATACATGCTCAAGGTCGAGGATTTAACCTAA
- the rpsE gene encoding 30S ribosomal protein S5 — translation MAGYEVPKNNDGLLEKLVAVNRVAKVVKGGRQFGFAALTVVGDGNGKVGLGRGKAREVPVAIQKAMDDARRNLRSISLKGGTLQYPITSEHGAAKVFMQPASQGTGIIAGGAMRAVFEVLGVHDVLAKCIGSTNPINVVRATIKGLTVMNDPEDIAAKRGKSLSDILD, via the coding sequence ATGGCAGGTTACGAAGTCCCAAAAAATAACGATGGCTTGCTGGAGAAGCTGGTCGCGGTCAATCGTGTCGCCAAGGTGGTGAAGGGCGGACGGCAGTTCGGCTTCGCGGCCCTGACGGTGGTCGGCGACGGCAACGGCAAGGTCGGTCTTGGGCGCGGCAAGGCGCGCGAGGTGCCTGTGGCCATCCAGAAGGCCATGGACGATGCACGCCGTAATCTGCGCTCCATCAGTCTCAAGGGCGGCACCTTGCAATACCCCATTACGTCCGAGCACGGCGCGGCCAAGGTGTTTATGCAGCCTGCCTCGCAGGGTACCGGTATTATCGCGGGCGGTGCGATGCGCGCGGTGTTCGAGGTGCTCGGCGTGCACGATGTGCTGGCCAAGTGCATAGGCTCGACCAATCCTATCAACGTCGTACGCGCGACCATCAAGGGTCTGACCGTCATGAACGATCCAGAAGACATTGCGGCCAAGCGCGGTAAGTCACTGAGCGATATTCTGGACTAG
- the rplR gene encoding 50S ribosomal protein L18 — MDKKENRLRRARRARAKIRELGAMRLCVNRTPQHIYAQIIDPSGAQVKVCASTLEAAVKGGLKNTGNVAAAAAVGKAIAEKAKAAGITRVAFDRSGFKYHGRVKALADAARENGLEF, encoded by the coding sequence ATGGACAAAAAAGAGAACCGTTTGCGCCGTGCCCGGCGCGCCCGCGCCAAGATCCGGGAACTCGGTGCGATGCGCCTGTGCGTAAACCGCACGCCGCAGCACATCTACGCCCAGATCATTGATCCGAGCGGCGCCCAGGTTAAGGTGTGCGCCTCTACGCTGGAGGCCGCCGTCAAGGGCGGGCTCAAGAATACCGGCAACGTGGCCGCCGCCGCCGCGGTCGGCAAGGCGATAGCGGAAAAGGCCAAGGCGGCGGGCATCACCCGGGTTGCGTTCGATCGCTCCGGATTTAAGTACCACGGCCGTGTCAAGGCGCTGGCCGATGCGGCGCGTGAAAACGGCCTCGAATTCTGA
- the rplF gene encoding 50S ribosomal protein L6, protein MSRVAKSPVEIPSGVEVIISAQAVAVKGAKGSLKMDVHERVEIKREDKILKFAPRDESIEANAMAGTTRALVNNLIVGAVNGFSKKLDLVGVGYRAQMQGKVLNLTLGHSHPISFTLPDGIAIETPSQTEIVVKGIDKQLVGEVAAKIRAYRKVEPYKGKGVKYSDEIVVRKEVKKK, encoded by the coding sequence ATGTCCAGGGTTGCTAAAAGTCCAGTTGAGATTCCTTCCGGCGTCGAAGTCATCATCAGCGCTCAGGCCGTTGCGGTGAAGGGCGCCAAGGGTTCGCTGAAGATGGACGTGCACGAGCGGGTCGAGATCAAGCGTGAGGATAAGATCCTCAAGTTCGCCCCGCGGGATGAGTCTATCGAGGCCAATGCGATGGCGGGAACCACCCGTGCGCTGGTGAACAACCTGATTGTGGGCGCTGTGAACGGATTTAGTAAGAAGCTGGACCTGGTTGGAGTCGGGTACCGTGCCCAAATGCAGGGTAAGGTGCTTAACCTCACGCTCGGCCACTCACACCCGATCAGTTTTACGCTACCGGATGGCATTGCCATCGAGACACCCAGTCAGACGGAAATCGTGGTCAAGGGTATAGACAAGCAGCTGGTCGGCGAAGTGGCGGCGAAGATACGCGCCTATCGCAAGGTCGAACCCTATAAGGGCAAGGGCGTTAAGTATTCGGACGAAATTGTTGTGCGCAAGGAAGTCAAAAAGAAATAA
- the rpsH gene encoding 30S ribosomal protein S8 has translation MSMTDPIADMLTRIRNGQAAEKVEVSMPSSKVKVALAKVLAEEGYIAQYAVQELPGNKKLLVIGLKYYAGKPVIEHIQRVSRPGLRTYKGKAKLPKVIGGLGIAIVSTSHGVMTDRAARAAGCGGEILCYVS, from the coding sequence TCCGTAACGGCCAGGCCGCGGAAAAGGTCGAGGTGAGTATGCCCTCGTCCAAGGTCAAGGTGGCGCTCGCCAAGGTGCTGGCCGAGGAAGGCTACATCGCCCAATACGCCGTGCAGGAACTGCCCGGCAACAAGAAGCTGCTGGTGATCGGCCTCAAATATTACGCCGGTAAACCGGTGATCGAACACATACAGCGGGTGAGCCGTCCCGGCCTGCGCACCTACAAGGGCAAGGCTAAATTGCCCAAGGTGATCGGCGGCCTCGGCATCGCTATCGTTTCCACTTCGCACGGCGTTATGACCGACCGTGCGGCTCGCGCGGCCGGTTGCGGCGGCGAGATTCTTTGTTACGTTTCATAG